The following is a genomic window from Epinephelus moara isolate mb chromosome 17, YSFRI_EMoa_1.0, whole genome shotgun sequence.
TTCCATTGTACAAAGCCTAAGCATGCCTTCATCTGCTACGATGGTGAGAATATGTTTCTTATAAGCCAACTACTCACTGAATCACATATATACATACTAATGCTATTCATAATATTGAGTTATCCACCATATTTTGCCAAAATTCTGCCAATATCTTGACTGGAATACAAATAAATTAGTTAATGTTTCACAGGtcattagtaataataataataataataataataataataatgataagagTAATTATCAAACAGTCTTTTATGAAACTATACCACTTGACAAAATGTGTATTTCCTTAAGACATGGTGATGTAAGTTTTGTCTGTTTATCCCACAGAAAGGAAGCAATCCAACAAGACATTCCATCTGATTAAAGACAGGATGAGCTGGCCACAGGCTCAGAGCTACTGCAGAGAACATCACACTGACCTGGTCAGTGGAGACCAACAGTTAGAGGACGACGAATTCAAGGATGAGTATAAGTCAAACAAGTGCGTGTGGATCGGCCTGTTCAGAGACTCCTGGAGGTGGTCAGATGGGAGCAATTCCTCTTTCAGATACTGGGCTCTGGAGTCAGTTAACGATTATCATCACAACAAATGTGCTATGACTAAGTTCAATGGAAAATGGAGAGCAGCCAGATGTGACCATAAAAAACCCTTCTTCTGCTATAATGGTGAGTTTTGCAAAGGTCCGTCTCAACTGTTTTCTCCTATTGGAGTATCACTGTAAAACCAGCCTGAAGATCCAGCTGATTTTACAGTGTTtatgttctttatttatttatttgttccttTCTTGAAAAGCCTGCAATGAAaagtttgcttttgtttgcaaATTTTATTTCTAAGTAAAAAGTGCCATAACTAAATCAAACTGGGCTGAGTAAATCACTTGACAGAGTGAACTTTGTGTAATGAAAATAGCGGAGGCTCTCTGAGGCCCCTCATGCCCCCTACAAGAAGCACACAATGGTTCAGTTGGCCCCTGCACCTGGATTCCTCTCTAAAGGCAGCTAAAGcaaagagagtgagtgagtgacagcTCATGTTGCTGCTGGAGCAGGACTGTCATCATGTCTTTACCCAAAAAGTGCAAATCAGGCtttcaaaagaaagaaaggaaagggagagaaaacaaGCTGAGGGAAAAAACAGGATCATAATTAAGCATCAGTGCTACAATGTTGTGAGGTTTGTATCTATCAACAGTCAACTAGCAAAGCTTCACATCATGAACCATATATGAGCCTCTGTTTCAggaacaaccacaaagaaaggAACAACAGCAGGTCCCTCATCATCCACTGTTACTGAGGACAAGACACAAGGTGAGCTCATATTGTTGAAACTGAAAGTTCTTCCTAACAATCATTTGTATCAGTTTCAGCTGAGAGAAATTTAGCAAGACTATCATCAAGTagtgtgttttattgtatgTTAGGCTGTAAGCTAAAAAAGATTCAAAAGGTGTGTGAGACAGACGTGGAtcagagaggaggggaaggggggccacagagactgcttatgcatagGACCCAGAATTAGATGCTGCAGCCCTGTTTTTAACACACATAAAGATATTTGATATTGGCACCAGACACACAAGCAGTGATTTTAACCCAGTGCTCTCAATAATGAACTGCTGCTACGATCCTGTGTTTGTCTCCATTTCTTCCATGGCAGATAAAATGATCCTGATCAAGGAGAACATGACCTGGGAGGAAGCCTTGTATTACTGCGAAGAGAAATACCATGACCTGGTCTACATCACCAACCTTAACGAGCAGCGATGGGTCCAAGAGAAAGCCAAGAAGGCCAACAGTCCCTACGTCTGGCTGGGACTGCGCTACACCTGCACTCTGGGTTTCTGGTTCTGGATTGATGACAAGATGGTCACCTATAAGAACTGGGACACAGATGTACCAGCGGATGACTGTGACATGTCTGGAGCCatggacagaggaggagaacatAAGTGGTTCAAAAAGAATGACAATGAGAAGTTTAATTTCATCTGTTCTACGTGCTAAACCCTCTATACTCACTGTTAGCAGGCCTTTGATTCATTTACtcactttgtttgcagtgctGTGTTACTTTAGGAAACATTTACACTATAACATGTGTTTGTTGAACGGCATTCTGGGACATGTAGTAATCCCAACCTGAGGGGGAGAGATGTGAAATCACCAGCAGACTTTTTAACAGCAGATTTAAATAGAGAGAAAGTAGCTACATTGAAGTCAGTTTCAAAGCAGCATCAGATTACTGAGGATGTGACCCTGTGATgggtttttctgtctctttattctGATTCAACAACACCTGAGTTATCaatatttgtcattttctgagcttgttgttgttatattttatttctctatCTTTAATTCATCTTTTGAGGTTGTATTTAGTTTTCTGTATAATTCACAGTGTGTATGGTCGACATCTTTATGGTAGGAACTGGAATGAATACACCAGTCTACAGTGTACTGGTTTGATTTTGCTCTCATGTATTCAAATATGGAACATTTTACTATATTTTCAGGTTTTGATAAAGATCTGGTGATGGTTATATTATGTAAAATCTTTGTCTTTGATTATCACATTTTTGGAGTTTGATGTAAACAGATAATTTCTCTCTCTGAAGCTGAATAAAGTGTTAAAAGACAGAGTGgtcctctctttttttaacttgaacAAAAGCTTATTTAACCCAAACTATTCTTTActtaaacattgtttttgtgcttaaacgtAACCGAACTTTAACTACATTATAAAACTGATTGGTATTTTAACAGGGATTTGTAACAGAATGATGTCGTCCTGCCAAAAACAGcatcagatcagaaaacacttttaaacaaactgctgttgatgatgtttgtttgataaaacaatcacttcctgttgtttattttacaaGAAGAGACCCAGCAGACTCTGGATGTTCACATTATAATGTGTATAATATGTAGAAttcatgattattattatacCATACacctagtgatggccaaatgaagcctcacaAACCAATTTCTTTAGTTTCTGACCCCACCATATGgcactcttggtttaaagataaagcGCTTGtaatgaagtgtgctttcaaacctttgttgaacacacagcgccatctggtggcttcagaaaataaagacagtggttcatgaggcctcatttagCCATCACCACATACACCTCTCCTCTGATCCCAGTCTAAATTTCATCATGCTAAATTATGCTTCCTCGCCTCCTCtctagaaaaaaagaaatagttccCTCTCAGCCATCAACAAGGATCTTCCCATCCCTTAAATACACCTctaggagacaaggagagaggagagaggaggcttttaGAGGAGCTTAGACCGAGGAAACGTATGTGAATTCTACACTGATGTCTTTAATCAAGTGACATGACTACGGAGCTCCCCAAGGTAGTgacggccaaatgaagcctcatgaaccagtTTCTTTAGTTTCTGACCCCACCATATGgcactcttggtttaaagataaaccACTTGCAttgaagtgtgctttcaaacctttgttgaacagacagcgccatctggtggcttcagaaaataaagacagtggttcatgaggcttcatttggccatcactgcaTTCCATGACATACAGTGCAGCACCTCCACGTGATAGTTCATTTACAGTTTATTCTCACAGCGCTCACTTTGTAGCATCGTGTTCATAGACaatataataaaacacaatTACATGTTGAGATGCAATATAATGCACCGTCACCCAACactttagaccagtggttccaactggtgggtcacagtccaaaagtgggtcgggggttcattctgaatggaccacaagtgacccAAGAACGTGTTGAGTTTGTAAAAagtacactttattttgaagtacagtgaatttccagcacagagcttttattttgaagcgccgtttcctgctgtagaataAGTAAATAATGGAAAGCTActgaacagagacagcaaactagctttaTGACACGGCCAAACACAAggatgatgctgaatatattaaaatgtgtggAGCTTGagctaatgactgaggagaaatctggacaccattgctggaccagttggaaaccactgcttgAGATTAGATAGTTTGTGGTGTATTATTGTGCAGATGACAATAATGCAAGTCAATGAATAGcctaaaatataaaacactgaTCTGTCTACATATTAAGAGATTTAAAAGGAATGCTAAATGATGATTAAACAGTGAGTATAAAAGCCCACTAATAATCGACTTTATTAAACAATTTATATGAATGAATAAAGGCCTCTTGTGAGACTTTTATAGGCCTGTAAGTGATGCTCCTATCTACCTATCTGTCTGTGAAAGATCCTGTAAGGTTATGACATTGTCCTTAAATAAAGGGCGCTGTGGACAGTTGTACCAGCTGGTTGACAGGTGATACAGCTGTGCAGCACGTCATCAGTAACTGACATCACTGACGTATGATGCTGTGGAGCCAAGGGTTTCTCATTTGGCAGCTTCAGTCCCTCGTTGCAACTCTTCCTGGCCTCTTCCGCTCACATCTCCTGTCCTGTGGGTGGAGCTCAGACGTGAGGAAAGGAAGCAAGGTAATGACCGCACCCTTGTATGTGTGATTGGCTTCCCATGTTGTACTTCATTAtgtccagcagatggcagcagaCTGACCACAGCATAGAGTCCTCTCATTTCTCTGTAACTGACTCACTCaccagtgacctctgaccccatgCTTTAGCATTTGTCTTCTTAAGTACTCCTCGTCATGGAAAGGTTCTCTGCTCCTGTTTTAACAAGAAGCATGATGAGTACACTTTAATATTCTGTTGTTGTGTTCTGTGGAAACTGATGAACTGAGACTTTAAGGATTTTAGGATGATTCTCTGCTGTGGATATAAAACATTTACTTTTAGAGTCACAGAAAACGACACACAAAGTGTTGTGAACAGTATAAGTTTGTGGCCAGAGAGTCTTGTTGAGCTTAAACTGGCCGATTGAACAACAGCCAATCACATTGGGAGGTAATTATTGCCTGCAGGTGTGGCTCACAGTGTTTCTGAGTGTCAGGAATTAGCTGCTGCAACAAAAAGGTCCTTGTGTCAAGTGTTGCTCAGCTAAGGGTGAGTCCAATTATGCTACAGTGAAGACTGTTTTTATATGTACTGGAGGTTTTAAGGATTTATTTGCTGAGACACCAAGAAAAGTCTGTGAAACCTTGTGTTAACTCACAGAGGTTGTGTGTACACTTATTGGCCTCCTGAAAGCAATGCTGAGAAGACAATGGTTACTTTACTCGGATAATATTTCTGACACGTCAGTGTGATTATTGGTGTACAGTCAGGGGAttcaaacagctgctgtgtgacCTGAGAGTGGTCTTGTTCTGTAGACTTGTATACAGGCCTCTCTATCACAGgattaattaaatgtaatgtcCTGCCTGAGAAACAGAGATGGGTGACACTGCACCCTGAAGTGTGAAGAAGAGCTGTGTGGCTCCAAACGTCACTCTGCATTAAAATCCCTCGAAACAGGACTCGAGTCTGGTGCTGTTGTCAGGCAAACAGCACATTATTAATTGAGAATTGATGCAAATTCAAAAATTGATTCTGTTCAGTTCAGTGATGGCTCTTGGATAAAAGCTGTCCTTCAGTCTGGAGGTGTGAGCTTTGAGTGCTCTGTAGCGCCTCCCAGAGGGTAACAGCGAGAACAGGTGATGACAGGGGTGGATGTTGTTAGTTCTGCTGCTTGAGCCGTTTTTAACCAGGGCCGAGGAGCTGATCGTCCATGTGAGGTCCTCACTGATGTAAGTCCCCAGAAACTTAAAGCTGGTGACCCTCTCCATGTCCTCTCCCCTGATGGTTAGGGGAGCATGGTCCTCACGGTGTCTCCTGAAGTCAATAATGACCTCTTTTGTCTTTCTGATGTCCAGTGTGAGGTTATTGTCCATGCACCAGTCTGTCCGCCTATTTCCTCTCTGTATTGTGTTTCATTGTTGTTTGAAATTAGTCACCACTGCTGTGTCGTCTGCAAATGTGATTATTGTGTTTGTGGGGTGTGTAGGAGTGCAGTCAGATGTGTACAGTGAATACAGCATGGGACCCAGAACACAACCCTGTGGTGCCCCAGTGCTGAGGGTCAGACTGGGAGAGACAAATGTGCCAAGTCTGACTGTCTGTGGGCGTTTGGAAAGGAAGTCTCTGACGCACATACACAGAGTGCTATTGATTGCGTGCTGTCAATTTTTGATTaattggcattcatgaacacacacgtgcctacgatcaaatctgagttttccGCAGGGTTCATGAATCCGGTGTAGGTTTGTAGTGCCAAGgtttttaaagcaacaacagTCGTACAGTTTTACAGGCTGAGCACCTTCTGTCAGTGCACATCAGTGATTTGATGGTAATCATTGCTGTGGTCTCTGTGTAGTGCGgtcattggttagttggctttgCCAAAGCTACGTTGATTTTAGGAAGCTAATGCCTCACACAGACCCAGGGTCTTGCATGCAACTGATCATTTGAGTAACATTATACAACACAGATCAAACACATATGCTCATCTACTCAGAGAGGGAACTTCACAAGGGTCTGTTGTTCCTCTGACAGACCACGTGTGCTGAGAaggagcccggtctcactccgaagtcgtcgaaatccggtgcttgggcagtgacttgtggcgtcagcgaaatccggtgcttgggcagtgacttgtggcgtcagaaaccaacaaaaaaaaggcatccattaacgtcggcatgatacgtggccggttgCCATTAAGTTAAATGGTAcctggcggcgtcagggggaaacgtggtgggacGAACATCGAGTTTcaccgagagagcggtgttcgcgttCCGTAacattctaaagccaaaccctgttcttttttcttgaacctaaccatgtgtgtttgttgttaagggaaaaataaacataaatttgcggtgttgtcccgacttaaatttcctgtgaaaacagaaatgtatcttgaaagaagagaacttgacaggtcaacaaccaacgcacccagagtaccttgcacgttgtatgtggacgtggaaagttcatgaccaaacgtcaatatgtgacgaggtcgagTGGGAATGTGTTGAGAGAAGACCTCCCTCTAGGGCCATTTTTCATTTGGccatctccatctctgctgtcNNNNNNNNNNNNNNNNNNNNNNNNNNNNNNNNNNNNNNNNNNNNNNNNNNNNNNNNNNNNNNNNNNNNNNNNNNNNNNNNNNNNNNNNNNNNNNNNNNNNNNNNNNNNNNNNNNNNNNNNNNNNNNNNNNNNNNNNNNNNNNNNNNNNNNNNNNNNNNNNNNNNNNNNNNNNNNNNNNNNNNNNNNNNNNNNNNNNNNNNNNNNNNNNNNNNNNNNNNNNNNNNNNNNNNNNNNNNNNNNNNNNNNNNNNNNNNNNNNNNNNNNNNNNNNNNNNNNNNNNNNNNNNNNNNNNNNNNNNNNNNNNNNNNNNNNNNNNNNNNNNNNNNNNNNNNNNNNNNNNNNNNNNNNNNNNNNNNNNNNNNNNNNNNNNNNNNNNNNNNNNNNNNNNNNNNNNNNNNNNNNNNNNNNNNNNNNNNNNNNNNNNNNNNNNNNNNNNNNNNNNNNNNNNNNNNNNNNNNNNNNNNNNNNNNNNNNNNNNNNNNNNNNNNNNNNNNNNNNNNNNNNNNNNNNNNNNNNNNNNNNNNNNNNNNNNNNNNNNNNNNNNNNNNNNNNNNNNNNNNNNNNNNNNNNNNNNNNNNNNNNNNNNNNNNNNNNNNNNNNNNNNNNNNNNNNNNNNNNNNNNNNNNNNNNNNNNNNNNNNNNNNNNNNNNNNNNNNNNNNNNNATGAGCTGGaaaacagtgacagtttcacaGTGTGAGTCTGTTCATGCAGGTTTCAtcctaatttgcatattagctgcTAAACATCATTCTGCTTCCTCATAAACTGGAGGGGGTGGTgacctttgtttgtgtgtttttattaaactGGACCTACTTTTAAGTGTTAAATGTCATTTCTTTAAACTGACAGAAGTTATCAGACTCAgtgggcctcatgcagcaacattctcttaaatTCCTCTCATATTTTCTCTTAAAATCCTGGTAGGAGAAAAGTCAACTTCAGATGCACCTTAACCAACCTGCTCTTACCAAGGTGTGCTGAGTGATGAATCCCACTGTATCCTAGGTAACCGTGTGCTGAGTGATGAATCCCACTGTATCCTAGGTAACCTATTAGCATAGGTAACACCTCCTAAATACTGTGTAAGAGCAGGTGCTGTGCCGTGTGCAAATACTCTGGCACACGTCCATGAATGGGAGAGGTGCCACCCAAAAAGCCTGGAAGAGGAACTTCAGCAGTGGTGAAATGTTAAGTAAAATCAAAGTAAAGGTGATTTGTGAGTGTTGGAACAGGCGTTACAAGAAAATCAAAAACCCAgcaatgacaaatcatctgtgatGCTGAGTAAATGTGGTGTCAGCAGCAggggtggaggaagtattcacaTCCTAATagcagtgatggccaaatgaggcctcatgaaccactgtctttattttctgaagcctccagatggcgctgtctgttcaacaaaggtttgaaagcacacttcattccaagtccttcagccttcatttttaaatcaagtcgagtgccatctggtggggtcagaaaataaagacagtggttcataaggcttcatttggccatcacatCCTAATAGTACTAATACACTGTAAGAATAATCTGCAAAAGTCCtgcagtgaaaataaaagttaaactaTGTGAACAATCAGGAAAATTAAGTGTTAAAGTAAAAGCACtcactgcagtaaaataaaatcagtttgaTAACATCAAAATAATGAACAGGATGAACAGCAGGTTCTCAAAGGAAccatgattattatttttttgcatgaaaaatgacaaatgctttttttaaaaaaatagttcatttcattttctgattAATCAAGTAACTGTTTTAGTTGCATTTGTATATTTTCATATGGTTCATGTgcaaaaaatcttaatttgtaaagtaactaggaAGTTATCAAATAATTGTAGTGGAGTACACGCAGAAAGTGGCATGAGATTAAAATGCTCAAGTAAAATAGAAATACCTCAAAGTTATACTTAAGTACTCGactaaatg
Proteins encoded in this region:
- the LOC126404515 gene encoding lymphocyte antigen 75-like — its product is MQLIDHENESSIHTEISVSSNRAKMQWSLFLLLLMGQCSFFMCHLHEYHFVKEKKTWTEAQQYCREHHTDLATVSDMTDMERLRDSAQNQGGAWIGLYSLSQSTAGEDNRMWHWSLPGVEFNDTNRKWAPDEPNDVDSPENCVCIRNNLWRDFHCTKPKHAFICYDERKQSNKTFHLIKDRMSWPQAQSYCREHHTDLVSGDQQLEDDEFKDEYKSNKCVWIGLFRDSWRWSDGSNSSFRYWALESVNDYHHNKCAMTKFNGKWRAARCDHKKPFFCYNGTTTKKGTTAGPSSSTVTEDKTQDKMILIKENMTWEEALYYCEEKYHDLVYITNLNEQRWVQEKAKKANSPYVWLGLRYTCTLGFWFWIDDKMVTYKNWDTDVPADDCDMSGAMDRGGEHKWFKKNDNEKFNFICSTC